The genomic region CGGCAGGATGGGATGGTAGAAGGGCGAGGTCGAGAGCTCGATCCCGCCGCGCCGGGCCGCTGCCGCATACGCGGGCAGGACCGCAGCCATGATCTCGCGCTGCTTGGCGGTCACGAATTCCTGGTCCTGGCGCGAAAACTTGCGCTCTTTCTTGACCAGCGCGGCCACGTCCGGCTGCTCCAGAAAGAACTCGTCGAACCAGGCAAGCTGCGAGAGAACTTGCAGATCGGTGAAATCCTGCGCCTGGAACATGCGTTCGGCGCGCGTGGAGTCCTGGCCGGCGCCACGGAACGTGTCCCACAACTCGCGATAGCGCGGGTAGCGCCCAATCATCTGCGTCGGATTGGCGTAGAACAGGTACTCGAGCGCGAACCGCCGCTCTTCGCTCGAGAGTTCCCCGGCGGGCTTGGTGGCGACGTCGAGAAAAGGATCGCGCGCGCTGCCGGCGACGTACTCCTCGAGCTGCGTCACCAGCGACGGCACCAGGTTGAAGGTCTGGTGGACGTTGGGAAATTCGTCCAGCAGCTTCACCATGCCGTAGTAATCCTTGAGCGCGTGCATGCGCACCCACGGCAGGCGGTAGTCTCCGCTGACCAGGTCCTTGTAGAAAGGCTGGTGCATGTGCCAGAGGATTGCGATGCGCAGCGTGGGCATGCTCAGTGGTCAGTGGCCAGTGGCCAGTCGTCAGTAATGCCAGCTTTCGTGATGATCGGCGAATACATTGGGAGAACGTAAAGAGTAATTCACGCGGGGCGGTGGTGGCAAAACATCGTGCTAGACTCAGGCTTTGGGCGCCAGGCTTTAGGCGTTAGGCGGCTTAAAACCTAAAGCCCAAGGCCTAAGGCCTAAAGCCTATTCATGAGAATCCTGACCCGCTACATCCTGAGCGAGGTGCTCTCGCACGCCCTGATCGGCGTGGCGATCTTCACCTTCGTGATTTTCCTGCGGGACCTGGAGCGCATCCTGGAACTGGTGGTGCGCAACAGCGCGCCGCTGCCCAGCGTGGCCGAGATCTTCTTTCTGACCATGCCCGGCGCGCTCACCGTCACCATTCCCATGGCGGTGCTGGTGGGAATCCTGATCGGGCTGAGCCGGCTGGCGGCCGACAGCGAGGTCACCGCCATGCGCGCCAGCGGCATCGGGCCGGGTACCTTCGTCCGCATCCTCGCCATTTTCGTGACCATCGCCTGGCTGCTGGCCCTGGCCAACAACGTCTTCATCGCGCCGCGCTCCGCGTCGGCTCTGGCGCGCCTGCAGAACCGGCTGAAGAGCAGCCAGGTATCGTTCGAGATCCAGCCCCGCGTCTTCTACGAAGACTTCAAGAACCTGGTGCTCTATGTCCAGGACGTCAGCAGCGCCGAGGGCGCCGCGCTGTGGAAGGGCGTATTCGTCGCCGACATCAGCAATCCTTCCGCGCCCATGATCACCGTAGCGCAAAAGGGCGTCGCCGTCAGTGAAGGCCCGGACAAGCTCCGGTTGCACCTCGAGAACGCATCGCGGCATGAAACCGACCCGCGGCGCCCGCGGGAGAATGACATTTACACCTTCCGGGAGACCGAAATTTTTCTCCCGCTTCCGGCGCCCCAGAATCCGCCCAGCAGCGTTACCCCGGCGGCCGAGATGAGCACTTCGGAACTGCTGCAGCGCATGCGCGATAACGGGCCGAAGAGCCGGGCGTCCGCCATCGAGTTCCACCGCCGCCTGGCGCTTCCCACCGCCTGCATCGTGCTGGCGCTGGTGGGAATTCCCCTCGGCCTTTCGGCGAAGAAGGGCGGCAAGAGCACCGGTTTCGTGCTCACCATCGGCCTGGTGTTCCTCTATTACTTCCTCTCGCTGGCGGGAATGTCGATGGCGCGCCAGGGCAAGATTGCCGCCGGGCCGGGCTTGTGGCTGGGCAACATCGTGTTCCTCTTCGGCGGACTCTTCCTGCTGTGGCGCTCGGAGCGGATGCCGATCGATATTTTCTCCCTGCGCCATTTCTGGGCGGAACTGGCAGCCAGGTTCAAGGCGCGCGTGCCGGCGGTCCGGGGCGAAGGCGGGGCGTTTGAACGCGCTGCCAATCGCAAGCGCGTGTTCAGCGCGCATTTTCCGCTGATCATTGACGACTACATCCTGCGCGATTTCTTCGTCTACCTGGGCATGATCCTGAGCACCTTCCTCATGCTGCTGCTGGTCTTCACCTTTTTCGAGCTGCTGGGCGACATCGTGCGCAATCGCGTGCCGCTGGTCATGGTCGGTCAGTACCTGGTCAACGTGACGCCGTACTTCATCTACAACACCACCCACATCAGCGTGCTGCTGGCGGTGCTGGTGACCTTCGGCCTGATGCAGAAGGCGAACGAGATCACCGCCATGAAGGCCACCGGCATCAGCATCTACCGCGTGATCCTGCCGGTGATGGTGATTGCCGCCATTCTCGCCACCGGACTCTTCTTCTTCGAGCAGCTCTACCTGCCGCATGCCAACAAACGGCAGGACGCGCTGCGTAACCAGATCAAGGGCAAGCCGGCGCAAACCTATCTGCGTCCCGACCGCAAGTGGATCTTCGGCCAGCGCTCCGACATTTATTACTACGAGTTCTTCGACGCCGAGAGCAATCGCTTCGGCAGCATTTCCATTTTCGAATTCGATCCCAAGACTTTCGAGTTGAACAAGCGTATTTATGCCACGCGCGCGCACTGGTCCGACACGCTCCAGAAGTGGATCTTCGAACAGGGCTGGGAGCGCTCGTTCCGCGGTTCGGCGATCGAGGCTTACCGCCCCTTCGATGTCGAGACCTTTGCCGAACTGCGCGAGCCGCCCGGCTACTTCAAGAAGGAAGTGAAGCAGTCGTCGGAGATGAATTACGAGGAGCTGAAGAACTACATCCACGACCTGCAGCAGAGCGGATTCGATGTGGTTCGGCTGCGGGTGCAGTTGCAGAAGAAGTTCGCGTTCCCCATCATCACCTTCGTCATGGCGATGCTGGCGGTGCCGTTTGCGCTTACGGCCGGACGCCGCGGCGCGCTGGCCGGTGTGGCCACCGCGGTGGGCATTGCGGTGGTTTACTTCATCGTCTCCGGCCTGTTCGAAGCCATGGGCAATACCAACCAGCTTCCCCCGGCCCTGGCCGCCTGGTCTCCCGACCTGCTGTTTGCGCTCGCCGGGGGTTACATGATCCTAAAAGTGCCGACGTAGGGACAGGGTTTTAGGTTTTAGGCGTTAGGCACAACTCAGGACTAAAGACTAATTCGCCCGCTTCAGCAACTCCGCCAGGGCGCTCACGTCTTCCGGCGCCGCATCGCTGACCACGAAAAACTGCAGCCCAGCGCGGTTCCACGTCTCGACATTGAAAGCACGCGAGCGCCACGCCTTTGCTGACGACGGCAACAGCCGCGCGAAATCGCCGCGGTCCTGCAAGACAAACACCGACAGGTGATGCTTCCGCACGTCATAAATAAGGTGCGCGCCGGGCTCGCTGTCGAGATACACCATCCGCCCGCCGGCCAGGGTGAACGGCGTTCCCGTCAACTCCGGCAAATCAAACGTGAACGGCAGCTTGCCCGCAAACCACGGCTTCACGGTGTGCCGGTCGCTGGATACCACGTCCACCGGCGAGGCACTGGCCAGAGCGGTGATGTGGCTATCCACCACGCCCGCGATCAACTGGTCGCGCGCCGCCGTCCGTGACGGCAGCACGATCGCCAACCCGAGGCCAATCACCACCACAGCCGCCAGCGCGAGGCCCAGCGCCCATTGCCATCCGCCGCGCGCCGGCTTGGCCGCAATCTGCCGGAGCACGCGCGCGCGCAATTCCGGCGCCGGGGTGTACCGCTTCCCCGCCGTCGCCGTGACGCGCTTCAGTTGCATGATCTGCACAATCTCCGCCGTGCACGCCGGACATCCGGACAGATGCTCAGCCATGGAGCGCATCGTGTCCGGGGGAAGCTCCGCGTCGGCATACGCATCGAGTTTTGATTGCCAGGCTTCGCAGTTCATATCTTCCGTCTATCGCGCCGCTGTTCCCTTCTTCTGTTCATAGCCGGACTCCATCAGTTTCTGCCGCGCCGACTTGCGCGCGCGGGCCAGCCGCGACATCACCGTCCCGATGGGAATGGACAACGTCTCGGAAATTTCCTGGTACGACATTTCCTCCACGTCGGCCAGCAACAGCACTTCGCGGAACGGCACCGGCAGGGCTTCGATCGCCTGCTGCAACGCCTCGCCGAGGTCCTGGGTGATCACCAGCGTCTCCGGCGTATGCGACGAAACCGGCAGCACCCGGTCCTCGTCCCCGGGTTCCAACGGCTCGGTATGCGCGCCGCTCAGCCCGCTACGCGAGGTCAGGAACGTATTGCGCAGGATCTTGAATATCCAGGCGCGAAAGTTCGTGCCCGGCCGGAACGAGCCGAAGCCCTTCAGAGCCTTGGCGTAAGTTTCCTGGACAAGGTCCTCGGCCTGGTGCCGGTCCTGCGCCAGCCAGTGCGCGAAGTTATAGAGCGAATCGAACAGTGGCAGGGCCAGCGCTTCGAATTCCGCGTTGTTGCCGCTATCCCACAAATTCCACCTGTGCTAACCGCCGAGCCTGAATTTTATTCCGCAAATTAATTTCGTGCAGCGGGAATAAACCGCCGCCGGCCCGGTTGTGCACGCCGATAGCCCGTATCGGGAGGGACACATGACCGACTTCGACCGCCGCTCGTTCCTGAAGATTTCCGGCGCCGCCCTGGGCATCGGCGTGCTGTACCAGGTTGCGCCGCTGGCCTCCGCCGAAGCCTCCGAGACCTTTCGCCTGCTGGGACGCCACAGCGGCGAAGCGGTTACACCGTTTTCCTTCATTCAACTCAGCGACGCGCATGTCGGCTTCAATGGCCCTCCCGACCCGCTGGGCACCAAGGCCTTCGAGCGCGCCGTGGAAATGGTCAACGTGCTGCCGCATCAGCCTGATCTGGTCCTGTTCACCGGCGACTTGACCCACGACAGCGAGGACAAGGACGTCCACGCCAAGCGCATGGCAAATTTTCGCGATATCGCCGGCCGCCTCAAGGCGAAGAAGTTGATGTGCGTGCCCGGCGAACACGACGCTGGTCTGGATGGCGGCGCGCTGTTCCGCGACAACTTCGGTCCCAGCAACTACTCCTTCGACCATCGCGGCGTGCACTTCATCGCCCTCGACAACGTCTCCCGCGCCAAGCCCGAGGTCGGCCCCGAGCAGCTTGCCTGGCTGAAGAAAGACCTGGCGCGCTTCTCCAAGTCGGCGCCCATCGTGGTCTTCACCCACCGCCCGCTGTTCGACCTCAAGCCGGAGTGGGAATGGTTCACCATCGACGGCGACGACGTCATGAACGCGCTCGCCGGCTACGAAAACGTCACCGTGCTCTACGGGCACATCCACCGCGACGACGAGCACCATGAAGGTCACGCGCACCACTACGCCGCGCGCTCGCTCATCTTCGCGTTTCCTGAGCCCACGGCTCCGGCGAAGAAGCCCTACCCGTTCGACAAGGACCAGCCATTCAAGCGTCTCGGAATCCGCGTGGTCAGCGCCGCGCCCAAGCAGCCCATCGCGGTGCAGGACGTGGAACTCACGCTGCGCGAATACTCCGGACTGAACGGCATCCAGCAAATTTTGAAGACACCCACGCTATAGGAGAGGGTCATGCGTTTGCCACATCGCCGAATCACGCTCGCCGTGCTGCTCGTTCTCGGTGTCGTCGCGCTCGTTCCACATCGCACGCGCGCGCAGGATCCGAAGGTCATCAACATCACCGCCAAGCGCTTCGAATTCAGCCCCAATCAGATCACGCTCAAGAAGGGCGAGCCGGTGAAGCTGCTGCTGACCTCCGCCGACGTCGTCCACGGCTTCTTTCTGAAGCCGCTGAAGATTGATGAGATCATCCAGCCCGGCAAGACCACCGAAGTGAACCTGACGCCGCAGACTGCGGGCACCTACCTGCTGATCTGCGACCACTTCTGCGGCGTCAACCATGCCGCCATGAACATGAAGGTTATCGTGGAGTGATGGTGGCCCGGCGTAGTGCAGGTTTCGCAATGGCGGTTGCTTCCCTGCTGGCACTGGCGGCCTGCCGCGTCAGCCCGCCGGGACGCACCGAAACCGCGGTGATGACCACCATCAAGCGTTGGGTGACCGTGGGCGGAACCAAGAAGCAGAATCCCCTGCCGGCGACGGCGGAGAACATCCATCGCGGCCAGCAGGTTTTCTCCTCCTACTGCGCCGCCTGCCACGGACTTGATGGCCAGGCGACGGGGGTGCCGTTCGCCGCCGCCATGTCGCCGCCCATCCCGGAATTGAATTCTCCCTCGGTGCAGGCCTATACCGACGGGCAGCTCAAGTGGGTCATCACCAACGGGCTTAGCCCGTCGGGCATGCCCGCGGCCAAGGGCATCCTGCGCGACGAGGAGGTGTGGGCCATCGTCACCTACCTGCGCCACCTTCCCGCCAAGGGCAGCCTGGGCGAACCCGCCATGTACAGCGGCGACCCAGGCGGAAAGCGTTAACCACGGATTTCCACGGATTACACGGATCAACTTCTTGAGATCCTCATCCGTGACAATCCGTGTCGATCCGTGGTTGAGGTTCTTTGCCCGGAGCGTAACGCCTCTCCCCTGAAGCCTACGCTGTTAGAATCACATCTATATTTCAACCATGGTGAAGGAACTCCGACCGCTGTTTCCGTACATGAAGAAGTACCGCCGCGGTTTTGTCTGGGGCGGGATCACGGTGTTGCTCAACAACGGCATCTGGATCCTGGGCCCACTGGTCATCCGCGGCGCGGTAAACGACCTGCAGGGCTGGCACGACGGCAAGCTGGCCGCCGATGTCATGGCGCACAAGTTGCTGATCTGGGCGTTGCGGCTGGTGGCCGTCATCGCCGCGAAGGGCGTGTTCCAGTTCCTGACCCGCTGGATCATGATCGGCATCTCGCGCGACATCGAATTTGACCTGCGTAACGATCTCTTCCGCCACCTGGAACAACTTTCCTACTCCTATTACCAGCGCATGCGGACCGGCGACATTATGGCGCGCGCCACCAACGATCTGAACGCGGTGCGCAACCTGCTCGGTCCCGGCATCATGTACACCGCCAATACCCTGGTGCTGAGCGTCTTCGCGCTCGCCATCATGATCAGCATCAGCCCCAAGCTGACGCTCTACACCTACGCGCCCCTTCCCATCATCAGCATCGTGGTGCAGTACTTCGGCCGGCGGATTCATGAGCGCTTCGAAAGAATCCAGGCCAGCTTTGCCGATATCTCTGCGCGGGCGCAGGAGAATTTTTCCGGCGCGCGCATCATCCGCGCCTTTGCCCAGGAAGACGCCGAGATCGCCAGTTTCGAGACCGCCAATAAGGAATACATTCGCCGCAGCCTGAAGCTGGTGCGGCTGATGGGCATGCTGTGGCCGACCCTGGAATTGCTTCTTGGAATGGCGGTGGTGCTGGTGCTCTGGCTGGGCGGGCGCGAGGTGCTGCTGGGACAAACGCGAATCGACCTGGTCTCAATCCTGGGGACCAAGACGACTCTATCGCTGTCTGGCAGCATGACGGTCGGTGATTTCGTTGCGTTTAACACATACATGGTGCAGCTCACCTGGCCGGTCATCGCGCTGGGTTGGGTGATTAACCTCTTCCAGCGCGGCACCGCTTCCATGGTGCGTATCCAGGAGATGTTTGAGCAGAAGCCGGAAGTCGCGGACGTCTCCGTCGTCCATGGCGATGGAGCGCGCTCGCCCGCGAGCGCGCCTTCCATCCGCGGCGAGCTCGAATTCCGCCATCTGAGCTTCAGCTACAACGGAACGCAAGTGCTGAGAGACATCAACCTCAAGATTCCCGCCGGCAGCAGCCTGGCCATCGTCGGCCCGACGGGCTCGGGAAAATCCACTCTGGTGAGCCTGATCCCTCGCGTGTATGACGCGCCCGAAGGCGCCATCCTGCTGGACGGCCGGCCCATCCGCGAATTCCCGCTCGAGGGGTTACGCCGCAGCATCGGCTTCGTGCCCCAGGAAACGTTTCTCTTCAGCGACACGGTGCGGGAGAACATCGCTTTCGGGGTGGAGACTTCCACCGACACGCAGATCATGGAGGCTGCGGAGGGCGCCAACATCGCACGCGACATCGCCGCCTTCCCGGAGAAGTACGGCACCATGGTCGGCGAGCGCGGCATCACCTTGTCAGGCGGCCAGAAGCAGCGCACCGCGATCGCCCGCGCCCTGGTCCGCGATCCGCGCATCATGGTGCTCGACGACGCGCTCTCCAGCGTGGATACCTACACCGAAGAAAAAATCCTCAACCACCTGCGCGAAGTGATGCATGGCCGCACCACCATCTTCATCTCGCACCGCGTCTCCACCGTGCGCAGTGCGGACCGCATCGCGGTCTTGTTCGATGGCCGCATTGTTGAGCTGGGCACGCATGACGAGCTGCTCGCCCTCAACGGCTACTACACCGGCCTGTACAACAAGCAACTGCTCGAAGAGGAGCTGGAGACGGTGTAGCCGTTTCTTGGCTTTTAGCTCTTAGCTCTTAGCTTTTAGCCAGAACGGAACCGGACAGTGATGGCCTTTTTCTCCGGCTAAGAGCTCTAACAGCTAAGAGCCAAAAGCTATGAAGCGCGTGGTCACCCCGGAACTGCTGGATAGCGATGCGGCGACGCCGGCCGAAGTCCAGCAAACGCTCGCCGACTTGCGGCGCATCAACCGCTGGTTCGGCGGCATCAGCACCACCCGGCGCATGCTGGAGCAGGTGGTTGCGCGCCTTGGAAAACGCTCTTCTGCCCCCACCGAACTTACCCTGCTCGACGTCGGCGCCGGTTCCGGCGATGTCTCTTTGTCCGCGGCCCGTCAAATCCGGCCGCCAGCCCAGATCAGAGTCACCCTCATGGACCGCATGCCGGCACACCTGCCGCGCAACGGTACCGGTACGGTCGCCGGCGATGCCCTGGCGCTGCCATTCCTCGACGGCAGCTTCGACCTGGTGACCTGTTCCCTGCTGATCCATCACCTCGAGCGCGAGCAAATCGTGCATTTCGTCAACCAAGCGCTGCGCGTCGCGCGCGTCGCCGTTTTGCTGAATGACCTCCGCCGCGAGCCTCTCCACCTCGCCCTCATGTACGCCGGTTATCCTCTGTTTGCCCGCCTGACGCTGCACGACGGCATCGCCTCCGTGCGCCGCGCCTACACGCCGCAAGAGCTGAAATCAATCCTTGGGAATACCCAAGCCGCTGCCGTCGAGATGGGAAACCGCTATCTCTACCGCATGGGAATTATTGTGTGGAAGGATGTGCGGTGAATACCTTGCTCCGGCCTTGCGCCTTGAGCCTCTAGCGGACCACAATCACTTCCCGCACGTTGTCTCGCGCCAGGAAGAACTTCAGCGAGGCGAATTCGCGGAAAAGATTTTCGATGTGGCGGTTGTTGAACACCCGCTGCAAGCGGAATACGGTCGGGCCGTTGCGCGGGGTCGCCTGCAATTGCAGCATGTCGTTGCTGGCGATGTGATAGCGGTAATGCGGCGCGTCGGGTCCGGCATCGCGGGTGTGGAAAAACGCCAGCAGGATGCCGCCTGGCTTCATCAGCGCGCACAGACGTTCCACCACCGGCTTTACCAGCGGCTCCGGAAGATAGTCGGGGACATCCCAGGCCAACACGGCATCGAAAATCTTTCCCTGGTAGGCCAGGCTGTCGCGCAGGAAACGCGGCACGTCGACGGTTCTCTTTCCGTCTGCTCCGGTCATGAGCAACAGGGGATCGTAGGCCGCGTCGAGCAGGTCTTCGGTGCAAACCTTGTGACCCATCCCGGTGAAGCGCGAAATGTTGGTCGCCGAGGTGCACCCCAGGTCGAGGATGCACAGCCCTTCCTGGCCGGCAATGGACTTGGAAAACTCGTTGAGCCCGCTGGAGCGGCGGTTGACGCGCGCGGCCGACGGCTGCTGGTTGGGTCCATTCCCGGCGGCGCCACTGCGGAAAAATCGAAACAGATTGTGCGTCACCGAACCCATGCCATAACTTCTTGAGCGACTAAGCTCATTGTGCTCCGGCTCGACGCAAAGCGCAACGCGACGCCGCGGTTACCTTTTCGGCTCCAACAGCGACGCTTGCGCCGCCGGCGCGCTCGCCGGTGCCACCGGGGAACTGGACACGGCCGGCACGGTCACCGCCGGCTTTGGCTCCGGCTTTTGCTCCCGCTGAACGTCGATGGAACCCTTGAAAAACGCGCCTTCCTCGATGATGACCCGCCGGGTGACGATATTACCGACGTGGATGGCCGATTTCTTCAGCTCCACACGGTCGGCATTAATGTTTCCGTCCACCTTGCCGTGGACCACCGCGTCCTTGGCCCGGATGTGCGCGCGCACGCGGCCATTCGGCCCCACCGTCAGGTTGTGACCGCGCAACTCGACGCTGCCCTCCACCTCGCCGTCCAGGTACAGGTCTTCGCTGCCGGACAGTTCACCTTTCACCAGCACAGATTTGCCGATGTGCGCAACTTCGGAGCGGAATTCGTTTACAGGTTTTGGCGTTTCCACGGGACGGACCTCCTTGGAGCTGAAGACGCTAGGCGTTGAGGCGGGAATCTCATCCTCTTTGCGTGATTTCCACATGCGTGATCCTCCACTGCCTACTGACACCAAGGTCGCTGGCCGGCGCCATCCCGACGCGGTCGCAAACAGAACGCGGGCGCAGGCGAGGAGACCGAAGAAGCTGTTGCCGACTATATCCAACCGCGCCGAAAGCGGCAATCAGGTTTTTCACGCCTGAGCATGCCCACCCTCGTCGGTTAGTAACTACTTTAACATGAGCTAGTTCTGCGATGAACCTCGACGGTTCCAAGAACTGTGCTTGGGCCCGTCCCTGGCTCATGACCAAGTGTCGGCCGCTTCGCCTCCACCCGCCGGCGCGTCTTTGTTATCCGGCTGGCGCCCGCGGCACCTTGCTTGCCATTAAGCAACTGAGGTGCTCCTCTACTCGTCTAATCTGTATTAGCATCAGCACTCAACGGCTATTTTCATGCGGACACTGCACAGGCGAATTGCCTTCGTACTGAGAGCCGCGGCAATCCTGCTGCTGGCCACGCTGACCGGGGCGGCGCAGCGGCCGCCGAAACCGGACTTGCCCGCCAATCCCGCCGACCTGGTGCGCAAAACCG from Terriglobia bacterium harbors:
- a CDS encoding metallophosphoesterase, with translation MTDFDRRSFLKISGAALGIGVLYQVAPLASAEASETFRLLGRHSGEAVTPFSFIQLSDAHVGFNGPPDPLGTKAFERAVEMVNVLPHQPDLVLFTGDLTHDSEDKDVHAKRMANFRDIAGRLKAKKLMCVPGEHDAGLDGGALFRDNFGPSNYSFDHRGVHFIALDNVSRAKPEVGPEQLAWLKKDLARFSKSAPIVVFTHRPLFDLKPEWEWFTIDGDDVMNALAGYENVTVLYGHIHRDDEHHEGHAHHYAARSLIFAFPEPTAPAKKPYPFDKDQPFKRLGIRVVSAAPKQPIAVQDVELTLREYSGLNGIQQILKTPTL
- a CDS encoding zf-HC2 domain-containing protein, with the protein product MNCEAWQSKLDAYADAELPPDTMRSMAEHLSGCPACTAEIVQIMQLKRVTATAGKRYTPAPELRARVLRQIAAKPARGGWQWALGLALAAVVVIGLGLAIVLPSRTAARDQLIAGVVDSHITALASASPVDVVSSDRHTVKPWFAGKLPFTFDLPELTGTPFTLAGGRMVYLDSEPGAHLIYDVRKHHLSVFVLQDRGDFARLLPSSAKAWRSRAFNVETWNRAGLQFFVVSDAAPEDVSALAELLKRAN
- a CDS encoding sigma-70 family RNA polymerase sigma factor, which codes for MWDSGNNAEFEALALPLFDSLYNFAHWLAQDRHQAEDLVQETYAKALKGFGSFRPGTNFRAWIFKILRNTFLTSRSGLSGAHTEPLEPGDEDRVLPVSSHTPETLVITQDLGEALQQAIEALPVPFREVLLLADVEEMSYQEISETLSIPIGTVMSRLARARKSARQKLMESGYEQKKGTAAR
- the lptF gene encoding LPS export ABC transporter permease LptF yields the protein MRILTRYILSEVLSHALIGVAIFTFVIFLRDLERILELVVRNSAPLPSVAEIFFLTMPGALTVTIPMAVLVGILIGLSRLAADSEVTAMRASGIGPGTFVRILAIFVTIAWLLALANNVFIAPRSASALARLQNRLKSSQVSFEIQPRVFYEDFKNLVLYVQDVSSAEGAALWKGVFVADISNPSAPMITVAQKGVAVSEGPDKLRLHLENASRHETDPRRPRENDIYTFRETEIFLPLPAPQNPPSSVTPAAEMSTSELLQRMRDNGPKSRASAIEFHRRLALPTACIVLALVGIPLGLSAKKGGKSTGFVLTIGLVFLYYFLSLAGMSMARQGKIAAGPGLWLGNIVFLFGGLFLLWRSERMPIDIFSLRHFWAELAARFKARVPAVRGEGGAFERAANRKRVFSAHFPLIIDDYILRDFFVYLGMILSTFLMLLLVFTFFELLGDIVRNRVPLVMVGQYLVNVTPYFIYNTTHISVLLAVLVTFGLMQKANEITAMKATGISIYRVILPVMVIAAILATGLFFFEQLYLPHANKRQDALRNQIKGKPAQTYLRPDRKWIFGQRSDIYYYEFFDAESNRFGSISIFEFDPKTFELNKRIYATRAHWSDTLQKWIFEQGWERSFRGSAIEAYRPFDVETFAELREPPGYFKKEVKQSSEMNYEELKNYIHDLQQSGFDVVRLRVQLQKKFAFPIITFVMAMLAVPFALTAGRRGALAGVATAVGIAVVYFIVSGLFEAMGNTNQLPPALAAWSPDLLFALAGGYMILKVPT
- a CDS encoding cupredoxin domain-containing protein, with translation MRLPHRRITLAVLLVLGVVALVPHRTRAQDPKVINITAKRFEFSPNQITLKKGEPVKLLLTSADVVHGFFLKPLKIDEIIQPGKTTEVNLTPQTAGTYLLICDHFCGVNHAAMNMKVIVE
- a CDS encoding ABC transporter ATP-binding protein/permease — translated: MVKELRPLFPYMKKYRRGFVWGGITVLLNNGIWILGPLVIRGAVNDLQGWHDGKLAADVMAHKLLIWALRLVAVIAAKGVFQFLTRWIMIGISRDIEFDLRNDLFRHLEQLSYSYYQRMRTGDIMARATNDLNAVRNLLGPGIMYTANTLVLSVFALAIMISISPKLTLYTYAPLPIISIVVQYFGRRIHERFERIQASFADISARAQENFSGARIIRAFAQEDAEIASFETANKEYIRRSLKLVRLMGMLWPTLELLLGMAVVLVLWLGGREVLLGQTRIDLVSILGTKTTLSLSGSMTVGDFVAFNTYMVQLTWPVIALGWVINLFQRGTASMVRIQEMFEQKPEVADVSVVHGDGARSPASAPSIRGELEFRHLSFSYNGTQVLRDINLKIPAGSSLAIVGPTGSGKSTLVSLIPRVYDAPEGAILLDGRPIREFPLEGLRRSIGFVPQETFLFSDTVRENIAFGVETSTDTQIMEAAEGANIARDIAAFPEKYGTMVGERGITLSGGQKQRTAIARALVRDPRIMVLDDALSSVDTYTEEKILNHLREVMHGRTTIFISHRVSTVRSADRIAVLFDGRIVELGTHDELLALNGYYTGLYNKQLLEEELETV
- a CDS encoding cytochrome c; protein product: MAVASLLALAACRVSPPGRTETAVMTTIKRWVTVGGTKKQNPLPATAENIHRGQQVFSSYCAACHGLDGQATGVPFAAAMSPPIPELNSPSVQAYTDGQLKWVITNGLSPSGMPAAKGILRDEEVWAIVTYLRHLPAKGSLGEPAMYSGDPGGKR
- a CDS encoding class I SAM-dependent methyltransferase, translating into MGSVTHNLFRFFRSGAAGNGPNQQPSAARVNRRSSGLNEFSKSIAGQEGLCILDLGCTSATNISRFTGMGHKVCTEDLLDAAYDPLLLMTGADGKRTVDVPRFLRDSLAYQGKIFDAVLAWDVPDYLPEPLVKPVVERLCALMKPGGILLAFFHTRDAGPDAPHYRYHIASNDMLQLQATPRNGPTVFRLQRVFNNRHIENLFREFASLKFFLARDNVREVIVVR
- a CDS encoding methyltransferase domain-containing protein, whose translation is MKRVVTPELLDSDAATPAEVQQTLADLRRINRWFGGISTTRRMLEQVVARLGKRSSAPTELTLLDVGAGSGDVSLSAARQIRPPAQIRVTLMDRMPAHLPRNGTGTVAGDALALPFLDGSFDLVTCSLLIHHLEREQIVHFVNQALRVARVAVLLNDLRREPLHLALMYAGYPLFARLTLHDGIASVRRAYTPQELKSILGNTQAAAVEMGNRYLYRMGIIVWKDVR
- a CDS encoding polymer-forming cytoskeletal protein, which gives rise to MWKSRKEDEIPASTPSVFSSKEVRPVETPKPVNEFRSEVAHIGKSVLVKGELSGSEDLYLDGEVEGSVELRGHNLTVGPNGRVRAHIRAKDAVVHGKVDGNINADRVELKKSAIHVGNIVTRRVIIEEGAFFKGSIDVQREQKPEPKPAVTVPAVSSSPVAPASAPAAQASLLEPKR